From the Deinococcus sp. YIM 134068 genome, one window contains:
- a CDS encoding aldo/keto reductase, whose protein sequence is MRQREFGNTGLKVGVLGLGAGQVGAEALPEAEAGRLLNRALDLGVTLIDTARGYGLSEERIGRHLAHRRDEFVLSTKGGYGIEGVEDWTPQSIRPGIERALRVMRTDRLDIFHLHSCPLDTLRRDDLLAELDRAREAGLIRVAAYSGENEALAWAVESGRFGSVETSVNVADGWSLRHVLPDAAERGLGVIAKRPIANAAWQFGERPVGQYAEVYWERLQRLRLAPGELDWTAFALRFSAFAPGVSSAIVGTARVENLERNAAIVEQGPLPAELLTQIDAAWAEHGQDWGGEV, encoded by the coding sequence ATGCGACAGCGGGAGTTTGGGAACACGGGATTGAAAGTCGGTGTGCTGGGACTGGGGGCCGGGCAGGTGGGAGCGGAGGCGCTGCCGGAGGCGGAGGCAGGGCGGCTCCTGAACCGCGCCCTCGACCTCGGCGTCACCCTGATCGACACGGCGCGCGGCTACGGCCTGAGCGAGGAACGCATCGGTCGCCACCTCGCCCACCGCCGCGACGAGTTCGTTCTCAGCACGAAGGGCGGCTACGGCATAGAGGGGGTGGAGGACTGGACCCCACAGAGCATTCGCCCCGGCATCGAGCGTGCCCTGCGGGTGATGCGGACCGACCGACTCGACATCTTCCACCTGCACTCCTGCCCGCTGGACACCCTGCGCCGCGACGACCTCCTCGCCGAACTGGACCGGGCGCGGGAGGCGGGTCTGATCCGCGTCGCCGCCTACAGCGGAGAGAACGAGGCGCTGGCGTGGGCCGTGGAGTCGGGCCGCTTCGGCAGCGTGGAGACGAGCGTGAACGTCGCCGATGGGTGGAGCCTGCGCCACGTCTTGCCAGATGCGGCGGAACGTGGCCTCGGCGTCATCGCCAAGCGCCCCATCGCCAACGCCGCGTGGCAGTTCGGCGAGCGCCCGGTCGGCCAGTACGCGGAGGTCTACTGGGAGCGGCTGCAACGGCTGCGCCTCGCCCCCGGCGAGTTGGACTGGACCGCCTTCGCCCTGCGTTTCTCCGCCTTCGCCCCCGGCGTGAGCAGCGCGATTGTCGGCACGGCGCGGGTGGAGAATCTGGAACGCAACGCGGCCATCGTGGAGCAGGGACCGCTGCCCGCCGAACTGCTGACACAGATTGACGCGGCGTGGGCCGAACATGGGCAGGATTGGGGCGGGGAGGTGTAA
- the murA gene encoding UDP-N-acetylglucosamine 1-carboxyvinyltransferase: MQLTPLHIQGGRTLSGDVAIQPSKNAALPIIVASLLSSEPVTLHGVPRLSDVYTILDLAHHIGTRHVWVGPNSLILHTPEILNTDAPYRLVSKMRASFIILGAILARTGQATVSMPGGCAWGPRPVDQHVKALRALGAEISEDNGNFDAVRRGSLGGTFVFEMLTVGGTHNAVLASVLGDGVVTLENASIDTDVVDLIHFLNSLGARIEGAGTNTLTIHGVPALRGGEYRVIPDRIEAGTFMIAAAATRSRLTLTNVRPDHVRAVSAKLGEMGVDILEGEGRLIVDARGRELRPVNVTTQSFPGFPTDVQPQMSALLATVPGTSVVQDPVYPDRLTHVAELQRMGANITVGGYTQVIQGGQLRAAPVKAADLRAGAALFIAALTTEGETVIDGVQYLNRGYERLAERLRSIGANAWQPQPMLANAMD, translated from the coding sequence ATGCAACTGACCCCGCTGCACATTCAGGGAGGCCGGACCCTCTCCGGCGACGTCGCCATTCAGCCCAGCAAGAACGCGGCGCTGCCGATCATCGTGGCGAGCCTCCTGAGCAGCGAACCCGTCACCCTGCACGGCGTGCCCCGCCTGAGCGACGTGTACACCATCCTCGACCTCGCGCACCATATCGGCACGCGGCACGTCTGGGTCGGCCCCAACAGCCTGATCCTGCACACGCCCGAGATTCTGAATACCGACGCGCCCTACCGCCTCGTGTCCAAGATGCGCGCGAGCTTCATCATCCTGGGGGCCATTCTCGCGCGGACGGGGCAGGCCACCGTGTCCATGCCCGGCGGCTGCGCGTGGGGGCCGCGCCCCGTCGATCAGCACGTCAAGGCGCTGCGGGCGCTGGGGGCCGAGATCAGCGAGGACAACGGCAACTTCGACGCCGTGCGCCGGGGCAGCCTGGGCGGCACCTTCGTCTTCGAGATGCTGACGGTGGGCGGCACCCACAATGCGGTCCTGGCCTCGGTGCTGGGCGACGGCGTGGTGACGCTGGAGAACGCCAGCATCGACACCGACGTGGTGGACCTGATTCACTTCCTGAACAGCCTCGGGGCGCGGATCGAGGGGGCGGGCACGAACACGCTCACCATCCACGGCGTTCCGGCCCTGCGCGGGGGTGAGTACCGGGTTATCCCCGACCGCATCGAGGCGGGCACCTTCATGATCGCCGCCGCCGCCACCCGCAGCCGCCTGACCCTGACGAACGTGCGCCCCGATCACGTCCGCGCCGTGAGCGCCAAGCTCGGCGAGATGGGCGTGGACATTCTGGAGGGCGAGGGCCGCCTGATCGTGGACGCCCGAGGCCGCGAGCTGCGCCCCGTGAACGTCACGACGCAGAGCTTCCCCGGCTTCCCCACCGATGTGCAGCCGCAGATGAGCGCCCTCCTCGCCACCGTGCCCGGCACGAGCGTGGTGCAGGACCCGGTGTATCCCGACCGCCTGACCCACGTCGCCGAGTTGCAGCGCATGGGCGCGAATATCACCGTGGGCGGCTATACGCAAGTGATTCAAGGGGGGCAACTACGCGCCGCCCCCGTCAAGGCCGCCGACCTGCGCGCCGGGGCCGCCCTCTTTATCGCCGCGCTCACCACCGAGGGCGAGACCGTCATCGACGGCGTGCAGTACCTTAACCGGGGCTACGAGCGCCTGGCCGAACGCCTGCGCTCCATCGGCGCGAACGCCTGGCAGCCCCAGCCCATGCTGGCGAACGCGATGGACTGA
- a CDS encoding transcriptional regulator produces the protein MPKKERKRLQVVISEEQDALLTRTAYELSSPERLISKSEVVRLAIEKIARELGDGEQMSEYRALLEETEPEEE, from the coding sequence ATGCCCAAGAAGGAACGCAAACGCTTGCAGGTGGTGATCAGCGAGGAGCAGGACGCGCTGCTCACCCGCACGGCGTATGAACTCTCCAGCCCCGAGCGCCTGATCAGCAAGAGCGAGGTCGTCCGCCTCGCCATCGAGAAGATCGCCCGCGAACTCGGCGACGGCGAGCAGATGAGTGAGTACCGCGCGCTGCTGGAGGAGACGGAGCCGGAGGAGGAGTAG
- a CDS encoding C40 family peptidase, which produces MSLSSRLLPSLALLALTPWAGAAVTGTPTTTPPTVTPPAAAETAFTVTVQPGDTAFSLARAHGLSVEALLALNGLSGPELRAGQVLRVREVPPYTVGPGETLYSLARRFGVSVDALLAANTLPEGAVLQAGQVLRVPLPGPAFALPAPAPVVASPVVASPVVPAPILTLPPAVLPSLPVADAFPPEPIPAEPTVTTPPAVAPLPGDWRGAALALLGVPYVYGGNTLGGLDCSGLVLQVFTPLGVALPRRSADQAQVGEVVPTEALQPGDLVFFDIEGRGTVSHVGIYLGDDEFVNANSYRGQVVVDRLLTDRYWAPRFVGARRVLPLTTYGAGR; this is translated from the coding sequence ATGTCCCTGTCCTCACGTCTTCTTCCCTCGCTGGCCCTGCTCGCCCTTACGCCCTGGGCGGGGGCCGCCGTCACTGGGACACCCACCACCACGCCGCCCACGGTCACGCCGCCCGCCGCCGCTGAAACAGCCTTCACCGTGACTGTGCAGCCGGGCGATACGGCCTTCAGCCTCGCCCGCGCCCACGGGCTGAGCGTGGAGGCGCTGCTCGCCCTCAACGGCCTGAGCGGTCCCGAACTGCGCGCCGGGCAGGTGCTCCGCGTGCGCGAGGTGCCGCCGTACACCGTGGGGCCGGGGGAGACGCTGTATTCCCTCGCCCGCCGCTTCGGGGTGAGCGTGGACGCCCTGCTCGCGGCCAACACCCTGCCCGAAGGAGCGGTCTTGCAGGCAGGGCAGGTGTTACGGGTGCCCCTGCCGGGTCCGGCGTTCGCCCTCCCGGCCCCCGCCCCGGTCGTGGCAAGCCCGGTGGTGGCGAGTCCAGTGGTGCCCGCGCCCATTCTCACTCTGCCGCCCGCCGTCCTCCCGTCGCTCCCGGTGGCGGACGCGTTCCCCCCAGAACCCATCCCCGCTGAACCCACCGTGACAACTCCCCCAGCCGTCGCCCCCCTGCCCGGTGACTGGCGTGGGGCCGCGCTCGCGCTGCTGGGGGTGCCCTACGTGTACGGCGGCAATACGCTCGGCGGCCTCGATTGCAGCGGCCTCGTGCTTCAGGTCTTCACACCGCTCGGGGTCGCCCTGCCGCGCCGCAGCGCCGATCAGGCCCAGGTGGGGGAGGTGGTGCCTACGGAGGCCCTCCAGCCCGGTGATCTCGTCTTCTTCGACATCGAGGGGCGCGGCACGGTGAGTCACGTCGGCATCTACCTCGGCGACGACGAGTTCGTGAACGCCAACTCGTACCGGGGGCAGGTCGTCGTGGACCGCCTGCTCACCGACCGCTACTGGGCACCCCGCTTCGTCGGTGCCCGGCGGGTGCTGCCGCTGACGACCTACGGGGCGGGGCGGTAG
- a CDS encoding MFS transporter: protein MLARASAWRSRTFSALRHPHYRRYWFSQLLSLVGSWMQATAQQYLVLELSGGSSAALGYVTVAQFLPSLLLSLFAGAVIDRVPRRRVLLTTQITLLATAAALAVATHLGVVSLGLVMVLAFVSGTATAFDMPARQSMVVDFVPREDVPNAVALNSLSFNVSRTVGQALFGVIAALGVSLLAAGNPEAISRLALPFYLNVVSFFVVLFVLATLPFPPRETGEHGSVAEDVREGLRYVRATPSVRNVMLLVGLLSLTVINFNVIIPYYARVVFGAREAAFGTLSAAFGVGAMAGALWQASKPNPTRNLRVGALLLLVSTAGLAFTPGPMLATPVLAACGFGMLTLLVSANSTVQLTIPDHLRGRVMSLYSFVLVGMGPPGALIASTLIGREGPLGPRVGLLALTGLGAAALLVLWARLPRRVTPPDEVGTVGGVPAD, encoded by the coding sequence GTGCTCGCGCGTGCCTCCGCGTGGCGCTCGCGGACGTTCAGCGCGTTGCGTCACCCCCACTACCGCCGCTACTGGTTCTCGCAACTCCTCTCGCTGGTGGGGTCGTGGATGCAGGCGACCGCCCAGCAGTACCTCGTGCTGGAGCTGTCGGGCGGCAGCAGCGCCGCGCTGGGGTACGTGACGGTGGCCCAGTTCCTGCCCAGCCTGCTGCTCTCGCTGTTCGCGGGGGCCGTCATCGACCGGGTGCCCCGGCGGCGGGTACTCCTCACCACACAGATCACGCTGCTCGCCACGGCGGCGGCCCTCGCGGTGGCGACCCATCTGGGCGTCGTCTCGCTGGGGCTGGTGATGGTCCTCGCCTTCGTGAGCGGCACGGCGACCGCCTTCGACATGCCCGCCCGGCAGAGCATGGTCGTGGACTTCGTGCCGCGCGAAGACGTGCCGAACGCCGTGGCGCTCAACAGCCTGTCCTTCAACGTATCGCGCACGGTGGGTCAGGCCCTCTTCGGGGTGATCGCGGCCCTCGGCGTCTCGTTGCTGGCGGCGGGCAATCCAGAGGCGATCTCACGGCTGGCGCTGCCCTTCTACCTCAACGTGGTGTCCTTTTTCGTCGTGCTGTTCGTCCTCGCCACGCTGCCCTTCCCGCCGCGCGAGACGGGCGAACACGGCAGCGTGGCGGAGGACGTGCGCGAGGGCCTGCGCTACGTGCGCGCCACGCCCTCGGTGCGGAACGTGATGCTGCTCGTCGGGCTGCTCAGCCTCACCGTCATCAACTTCAACGTCATCATCCCGTACTACGCGCGGGTCGTGTTTGGGGCGCGCGAGGCCGCGTTCGGCACCCTCAGCGCCGCCTTCGGGGTGGGGGCGATGGCGGGGGCGCTGTGGCAGGCGAGCAAGCCCAACCCCACCCGCAACCTGCGCGTCGGGGCGCTGCTGCTCCTCGTCAGCACGGCGGGCCTCGCCTTCACGCCGGGGCCGATGCTCGCCACGCCCGTGCTCGCCGCGTGCGGCTTCGGGATGCTCACCCTGCTCGTCAGCGCCAACAGCACCGTGCAACTCACCATCCCCGACCACCTGCGCGGGCGGGTGATGAGCCTCTACTCCTTCGTCCTCGTGGGTATGGGGCCTCCCGGTGCCCTGATCGCCAGCACCCTGATCGGTCGGGAGGGTCCCCTCGGCCCGCGCGTGGGCCTGCTCGCCCTCACGGGCTTGGGAGCCGCCGCGCTGCTCGTGCTGTGGGCGCGGCTGCCCCGGCGCGTCACGCCGCCCGATGAGGTGGGGACGGTGGGGGGTGTGCCGGCGGATTGA
- a CDS encoding STAS-like domain-containing protein: MRGKFHVDFDIDGIKGVFKVSGRLHWNAFCILSAFIKRELEKNKTSSLIIDLIRLDGADQDGVLPLIALLDRYREAGLPVVVRMPRAHELRAIFNNHNWSHYLDKSHKKIQRQNTRSTGVLEFNDFSSLNNIINKAMHIAIKGGTFKNGALQSLEWSLNEITDNVVRHSGNSHGWFEVTWQADGSIKFTVCDNGVGIPATMRAAFPELSDDADAIHRSVEKGVTSNSEGQGNGLAGTLEITHQCDGLLIINSYKGHLHSLKGRVKSEPACVPYMGTFVHFSMPDDVEIDLTKAIWGYESLGYAQLKYDMNESDDVVIRLREEESNFGNRPTGLRVRNLIQNTVTQFEGRRIVIDFNEVGLISSSFADEVFGKLALSWGILNFTRILKIINATNLVENIINKAIMQRMAQSFSSMQSGATQMEGIDSPDF; this comes from the coding sequence ATGAGAGGTAAATTCCATGTTGATTTTGACATAGATGGTATCAAGGGAGTTTTTAAGGTCAGTGGACGGCTTCATTGGAACGCCTTTTGCATTTTAAGCGCGTTCATTAAAAGAGAGCTAGAGAAGAATAAAACTAGTTCGCTTATCATAGATTTGATCCGTCTCGATGGCGCTGATCAAGATGGAGTTTTACCATTAATAGCATTGCTTGACAGGTATAGAGAGGCTGGTTTGCCCGTCGTCGTCAGAATGCCTAGAGCGCATGAACTTCGGGCTATATTCAATAATCACAATTGGAGTCATTATTTAGATAAATCTCACAAGAAGATTCAAAGGCAAAACACGCGCAGCACAGGAGTATTGGAATTCAACGACTTCTCCAGTCTGAACAATATTATAAACAAAGCAATGCATATAGCTATAAAAGGAGGAACGTTTAAAAATGGTGCACTGCAGAGTTTAGAATGGTCTCTAAATGAGATAACAGATAATGTTGTCAGACACTCGGGCAATAGTCATGGTTGGTTTGAGGTAACTTGGCAAGCAGATGGTAGCATCAAGTTCACTGTTTGTGACAACGGAGTTGGCATACCAGCGACTATGCGCGCAGCCTTTCCTGAACTTTCGGACGATGCAGATGCTATTCATAGGTCTGTAGAGAAGGGGGTTACAAGTAATTCCGAAGGACAGGGGAATGGATTAGCGGGGACTCTAGAAATAACGCATCAATGCGATGGATTGCTTATAATCAATAGTTATAAAGGCCATCTTCATTCTTTAAAAGGCAGAGTTAAATCTGAGCCAGCGTGCGTACCATACATGGGAACGTTCGTCCATTTCTCAATGCCCGACGACGTAGAAATAGATTTAACCAAAGCCATATGGGGATATGAGTCACTCGGATATGCTCAATTAAAATATGACATGAATGAATCAGATGACGTGGTTATACGACTGCGTGAGGAGGAGTCAAATTTTGGCAACAGGCCCACTGGTTTAAGGGTTAGAAACTTGATTCAAAACACCGTGACACAATTTGAAGGGAGGAGAATAGTCATCGATTTTAATGAGGTTGGTTTGATTAGCTCGTCCTTTGCTGATGAGGTTTTCGGTAAATTGGCATTATCGTGGGGCATATTAAATTTTACTAGAATTTTAAAGATAATCAATGCAACCAACTTGGTTGAAAACATAATAAATAAGGCTATTATGCAAAGAATGGCTCAGTCCTTCTCCTCCATGCAGAGTGGAGCCACCCAAATGGAGGGTATTGACTCCCCCGACTTCTGA
- a CDS encoding adenosylcobalamin-dependent ribonucleoside-diphosphate reductase → MTTTPDRTLSNFDENAHHIAGRQYLQVGDGDLGGMFRRIADWVAGAEAPEVRLAWARKYYDLMAEKRFCPGGRVLAGAGTRHGNVLNCFVQGSTDHNPESFDGIMEVARKLALVTKVGGGNGVNLDVYTPRAASSRPDAGVRGWVYMSATHPDVTDFTLGMMRPPTQPDGEKQPVSVRNWTRVVYGQAIPADLVASARQNGVQIVRALPEGVLAVADDMGGIIDAARAVAESAGVGVEPRIDLSEMRPEGAPIQGSGGTSSGPVSFLMEIFDNFLEWANRGGEKSGPINTLRFVYAPVLRVVRQGGCLHPDTLVHTSRGTLRLRELVDARSFGHQGHALEVATDEGWRHSPEGFNNGLADTLRVALDNGLTLQGTPNHKLKVLREGGEREWVRFDELQPGDWTIQVLDEHTGTPALLEPVPELHFNAKRIRTPETLTEDLAFWLGYLWGDGFVSGNRVGFAVTHGSPMMEETPRLFRDLFGLELRQEQKENDRSVVFVTRSAALVAWLARNGLLKGKALTLEVPRPVRQAPRPVLGAFLRGLFEADGTLLHGYPQLSTASRQLAEDVVVLLGGLGIPAKLTRYEALPNRYSQREHYRLNVVSGRGLERYVERVGWLPGSRFGALGNFQPDAARESAWPLPHAAGLLGDIHASLPAGGKGSPSALTGTRKTLSRYIRGERGLTASGYTALAQNPQIANALPAFDHDEYYVRVQSVTPGERILTLDLSVEENHTYLANGMVSHNTRRGAGMATISIEHPDVLDFLTAKDLDREAAEGDISTFNISILVTERFWQTLERDGLWHVDVQEVPGKYSLEPQAGMYDGRLPALPERAEDGARGVPLYRTAPQGRFDPTDGRPGLPAKWLWDQIAQHAWATGEPGLIFVDRVNEFSALKGLGKRYEIRSTNPCGEIPLTVGEPCDLGAINLAAYVRGSSFDFPTFRADVRTCVRFLDDVLDVNVFALEDNRVASQDLRRLGLGVMGLADALIKLGLRYDSEAGRQAIYEIMSALREEAVAESERLGQERGVYPVYERNVGKMPHEPRRNVAVLTVAPTGTTSMLMGVSSGIEPVFSPFIWRKIGSEYRALLAPLFVELLNQYPAPAGLEKDGGWDWDKVTEAVSENHGSVVGLAFIPEALQQVFVCAHDIKPVDHVRMQGTVQRAFDDGGQHAANSLSKTINLPNSATVQDVQDAYGEAYRTGCKGITVYRDGSRQFQVLSTSKKKEKGAEETPAEAVAEVMGEKTEDVLTQPEAPAIPAAPAPTPKPTPHTPHPTPPIYERPTRLQGITDMVKLTDPTSGHRRSFLVTVNHLGGKPIEVMVISGRAGDEANADSEALGRVVSIALQHGVPAQALVKTLRGINGGLYGSYNGRLVGSKADLIAVALETFQKDMDAASLPPLAGASVDAPALAPAAPGGVSVDGMSRERCPVCEERAVIREEGCLKCQACGYSKCG, encoded by the coding sequence ATGACCACCACGCCCGACCGCACCCTGAGCAACTTCGACGAGAACGCCCACCATATCGCGGGGCGGCAGTACCTCCAGGTGGGGGACGGCGACCTGGGCGGGATGTTCCGCCGCATCGCCGACTGGGTGGCGGGGGCGGAGGCACCGGAAGTGCGGCTGGCGTGGGCGCGGAAGTACTACGACCTGATGGCGGAAAAGCGGTTCTGCCCCGGCGGGCGCGTGCTGGCGGGGGCGGGAACGCGGCACGGGAACGTCTTGAACTGTTTCGTGCAGGGGAGTACAGATCACAATCCCGAGAGCTTCGACGGCATCATGGAGGTCGCCCGCAAGCTCGCCCTCGTGACGAAGGTGGGCGGCGGCAACGGCGTCAATCTCGACGTGTACACGCCCCGCGCCGCCTCCAGCCGTCCCGACGCGGGCGTGCGCGGGTGGGTCTATATGAGCGCGACTCACCCCGACGTGACCGACTTCACCCTGGGAATGATGCGTCCCCCCACCCAGCCCGACGGGGAGAAGCAGCCCGTCTCGGTCCGCAACTGGACGCGGGTGGTCTACGGGCAGGCCATCCCCGCCGACCTCGTGGCGAGCGCCCGGCAGAACGGCGTGCAGATCGTCCGCGCGCTGCCCGAGGGGGTGCTTGCCGTCGCCGACGACATGGGCGGCATCATCGACGCGGCCCGCGCGGTCGCCGAGAGCGCGGGCGTGGGCGTCGAGCCGCGCATCGACCTCTCCGAGATGCGGCCCGAGGGCGCGCCTATCCAGGGGTCGGGCGGCACGTCTTCCGGCCCGGTCTCCTTCCTGATGGAGATTTTCGACAACTTCCTGGAATGGGCCAACCGGGGAGGGGAGAAGAGCGGGCCGATCAACACGCTGCGGTTCGTGTATGCGCCGGTGCTGCGGGTGGTGAGGCAGGGCGGCTGCCTGCACCCCGATACCCTCGTCCACACCAGCCGGGGCACCCTGCGCCTGCGCGAACTCGTGGACGCCCGGAGCTTCGGGCACCAGGGGCACGCGCTGGAGGTCGCCACCGACGAGGGCTGGCGGCACAGCCCGGAGGGGTTCAACAACGGCCTGGCCGACACCCTGCGGGTTGCGCTCGACAATGGCCTGACCCTCCAGGGCACCCCTAACCACAAGCTCAAGGTGCTGCGCGAGGGCGGCGAGCGCGAGTGGGTGCGCTTCGACGAACTCCAGCCCGGCGACTGGACCATCCAGGTTCTCGACGAGCATACCGGCACACCCGCGCTGCTCGAACCGGTGCCGGAGCTGCATTTCAACGCCAAGCGCATCCGCACCCCCGAGACGCTGACCGAAGACCTCGCCTTCTGGCTCGGCTATCTGTGGGGCGACGGCTTCGTGAGCGGCAATCGCGTGGGCTTCGCCGTCACGCACGGCTCGCCCATGATGGAGGAGACGCCGCGCCTCTTCCGCGACCTCTTCGGACTGGAATTGCGCCAGGAGCAGAAGGAGAACGACCGAAGCGTGGTTTTCGTGACCCGCTCGGCGGCGCTGGTGGCGTGGCTTGCGCGCAACGGCCTGCTCAAGGGCAAGGCCCTGACGCTGGAGGTGCCGCGCCCCGTCCGGCAGGCACCTCGCCCCGTCCTCGGCGCGTTCCTGCGGGGCCTGTTCGAGGCCGACGGCACGCTGCTGCACGGCTACCCGCAACTCTCGACCGCCTCGCGCCAACTTGCCGAGGATGTGGTGGTGCTGCTGGGTGGACTGGGTATCCCGGCCAAATTGACCCGGTACGAGGCTCTGCCGAACCGTTACTCACAGCGTGAGCACTACCGCCTGAATGTCGTGAGCGGCAGGGGCCTGGAGCGGTACGTCGAGCGCGTGGGCTGGCTGCCCGGCTCCCGCTTCGGGGCGCTGGGGAACTTCCAACCGGACGCGGCCCGTGAGTCGGCATGGCCCCTGCCGCACGCCGCCGGTCTGCTGGGTGACATTCACGCCAGCCTCCCCGCCGGGGGCAAGGGCAGCCCCTCGGCCCTCACGGGGACGCGCAAGACGCTCTCGAGGTACATCCGGGGCGAGCGTGGCCTGACCGCCAGTGGCTATACGGCCCTCGCGCAGAACCCGCAGATTGCCAACGCTCTCCCCGCCTTCGACCACGACGAGTATTACGTCCGCGTTCAGAGCGTGACGCCGGGCGAACGTATCCTGACCCTCGACCTCTCGGTGGAGGAGAACCACACGTACCTGGCGAACGGGATGGTCAGCCACAACACCCGACGCGGCGCTGGCATGGCGACCATCTCCATCGAACACCCCGATGTCCTCGACTTCCTGACGGCCAAGGACCTCGACCGCGAGGCCGCCGAGGGCGACATCTCCACCTTCAACATCTCCATCCTCGTCACCGAGCGGTTCTGGCAGACGCTGGAGCGCGACGGGCTGTGGCATGTGGACGTGCAGGAGGTGCCCGGCAAGTACTCCCTGGAGCCGCAGGCGGGCATGTACGACGGTCGCCTCCCCGCCCTCCCCGAGCGGGCCGAGGACGGGGCGCGCGGCGTGCCGCTGTACCGCACCGCGCCGCAGGGCCGCTTCGACCCCACCGATGGGCGGCCCGGCCTCCCCGCGAAGTGGCTGTGGGACCAGATCGCGCAGCACGCCTGGGCGACGGGCGAGCCGGGGCTGATCTTCGTGGACCGGGTGAACGAGTTCTCGGCGCTCAAGGGGCTGGGGAAGCGGTATGAGATTCGGTCGACGAATCCGTGCGGTGAAATTCCGTTGACAGTAGGCGAACCCTGCGACCTCGGTGCCATCAACCTCGCCGCCTACGTGAGGGGCAGCTCCTTCGACTTCCCGACCTTCCGCGCCGACGTGCGGACCTGCGTGCGCTTCCTCGACGACGTGCTGGACGTGAACGTCTTCGCGCTGGAGGACAACCGGGTGGCGAGTCAGGACCTGCGCCGCCTCGGGCTGGGGGTGATGGGCCTTGCCGACGCCCTGATCAAGCTCGGCCTGCGCTACGACTCGGAGGCGGGACGGCAGGCGATCTACGAGATCATGAGCGCATTGAGGGAAGAGGCGGTGGCCGAGAGCGAGCGGCTGGGTCAGGAGCGGGGGGTGTATCCCGTCTACGAGCGGAACGTGGGGAAGATGCCGCATGAGCCACGCCGCAACGTCGCCGTCCTGACCGTGGCACCGACGGGCACGACCTCCATGCTGATGGGCGTCTCCAGCGGCATCGAACCCGTCTTCAGCCCCTTCATCTGGCGCAAGATCGGCTCGGAGTACCGGGCACTCCTCGCTCCCCTCTTCGTGGAGCTGCTCAACCAGTATCCCGCCCCCGCCGGATTGGAGAAGGATGGAGGCTGGGACTGGGACAAGGTGACGGAGGCCGTCTCCGAGAACCACGGTTCGGTCGTGGGCCTCGCCTTCATCCCCGAGGCGCTGCAACAGGTCTTCGTGTGCGCCCACGACATCAAGCCCGTAGACCACGTGCGGATGCAGGGCACGGTGCAGCGGGCCTTCGACGACGGCGGGCAGCACGCGGCCAACAGCCTCTCGAAGACGATCAACCTCCCCAACTCCGCCACCGTTCAGGACGTGCAGGACGCCTACGGTGAGGCGTACCGGACGGGCTGCAAGGGCATCACCGTGTACCGCGACGGCTCGCGCCAGTTCCAGGTCCTCTCCACCAGCAAGAAGAAGGAGAAGGGGGCCGAGGAGACCCCCGCCGAAGCTGTCGCCGAGGTCATGGGCGAGAAGACGGAGGACGTGCTGACCCAGCCCGAAGCTCCCGCCATACCCGCCGCCCCTGCTCCCACCCCCAAGCCCACACCCCACACCCCACACCCTACACCTCCCATCTACGAGCGCCCCACCCGCCTCCAGGGCATCACCGACATGGTGAAACTCACCGACCCGACGAGCGGGCACCGCCGTTCCTTCCTCGTCACGGTCAATCACCTCGGCGGCAAGCCCATCGAGGTCATGGTCATCAGCGGGCGCGCGGGCGACGAGGCGAACGCCGACTCCGAGGCGCTGGGCCGCGTCGTCTCCATCGCCCTCCAGCACGGCGTTCCTGCCCAGGCCCTCGTCAAGACCCTGCGCGGCATCAACGGCGGGCTGTACGGCAGCTACAACGGGCGTCTCGTCGGGTCGAAGGCCGACCTGATCGCCGTCGCGCTCGAAACCTTCCAGAAGGACATGGACGCAGCAAGCCTGCCGCCCCTTGCCGGGGCCAGCGTGGACGCGCCCGCCCTCGCCCCCGCCGCGCCGGGTGGTGTGAGCGTGGACGGCATGAGCCGCGAACGCTGCCCGGTGTGCGAGGAACGCGCCGTGATTCGGGAGGAAGGCTGCCTGAAGTGCCAGGCGTGCGGGTACAGCAAGTGCGGGTGA